Proteins from a single region of Halodesulfovibrio sp. MK-HDV:
- a CDS encoding heavy metal translocating P-type ATPase — protein sequence MTDNHIESIDPKVLRKVTMPVKGMTCASCAARIEKDVSEVQGVTTIAVNLATDSMQVEFDPSKINVADIVQKVANTGYEAVAPETSSANGGTLRFSISGMHCAACSARIEKVTALMPEFAAVEVNLATESARVTPAADVDKDSAVTAFSEKVAMLGFGATLQEAEDGGAQDVTAMWEDQQESMRERLAEMKAKLIPEIFFASLLLIIAMTEMAGISLPEWLAPHSSPKTFSLIQLILVIPIMWSGRDFYIHGFKNLFRGAPNMDSLIAVGTGAAFAYSLWGTVEIYLGIDVMARVMDLYFEAAGVLIALVSLGKFLETRSRAHTSDAIKGLMELTPDTAIRIVDGEQQTVPATEVAAGDILLIRPGERIPVDGSIVEGSSSVDESMLTGESLPVSKTVGDSLAGGTVNTHSVLTMKAEHVGADTVLSRIIRVVQDAQGSKAPIASMADTVSLYFVPIVMGIALLSGLAWLIAGASFPFALRIFVAVMVIACPCAMGLATPTSIMVATGRGAQLGVLFKNGTALEQTGRVQTVVFDKTGTITHGKPELVHVESLNGIDEKTALAYAASLESLSEHPLATAIVKGAKERGVELLETQDVTAESGKGIYGTVDGKTIRIGNAAYAGVDQNTDVMERMKTQALQGRTALVMAVDDKPALLVAVADTIKPEAASVVSRLKARGVSVVMLTGDNSITAAAMAKQAGIETVISEVHPEDKSDTIIDLQKEGKLVAMVGDGINDAPALATADVGIAMGTGIDVAVEAGDVVLMSGELTGVITAVELSRVAVRNIKQNLVWAFGYNTLGIPVAMGLLFALFNGPTLSPMIAGGAMALSSVSVVSNALRLRWFNPKE from the coding sequence ATGACTGATAACCATATCGAGTCAATTGATCCAAAGGTGCTTCGTAAGGTCACCATGCCTGTAAAAGGTATGACATGTGCTTCTTGTGCCGCCCGTATTGAAAAGGATGTTTCAGAAGTGCAGGGAGTTACCACTATTGCCGTAAACTTGGCCACCGATTCTATGCAGGTAGAGTTTGATCCTTCGAAGATCAACGTTGCTGACATAGTACAAAAGGTTGCTAATACAGGATACGAAGCTGTGGCACCGGAAACAAGTTCTGCTAACGGTGGAACACTGCGCTTTTCAATTTCTGGAATGCATTGTGCCGCATGTTCTGCACGCATAGAAAAAGTTACAGCATTGATGCCGGAATTTGCGGCTGTTGAGGTAAACCTTGCAACTGAATCAGCCAGAGTAACCCCTGCCGCTGATGTTGATAAGGATTCTGCAGTAACAGCATTTTCCGAGAAAGTTGCCATGCTTGGCTTTGGTGCAACATTGCAGGAAGCCGAAGACGGTGGTGCGCAAGACGTAACCGCTATGTGGGAAGATCAGCAGGAGTCTATGCGGGAACGCCTTGCTGAAATGAAAGCTAAGCTTATTCCTGAAATTTTCTTCGCTTCCCTTTTGCTCATTATTGCCATGACTGAGATGGCAGGAATCAGTCTGCCTGAGTGGTTGGCTCCTCACTCTTCACCAAAAACTTTTTCCCTTATTCAATTGATTTTGGTTATCCCTATCATGTGGTCAGGGCGCGATTTCTATATACACGGTTTCAAAAACCTTTTCAGGGGCGCTCCTAATATGGATTCGCTCATCGCTGTGGGAACAGGCGCTGCGTTTGCCTACAGCCTTTGGGGAACCGTAGAAATCTATCTCGGTATTGATGTAATGGCCCGTGTTATGGATTTATATTTTGAGGCAGCCGGTGTGCTGATTGCTCTTGTTTCGCTTGGTAAATTCCTTGAAACACGATCCCGCGCGCATACATCAGATGCTATTAAAGGTCTGATGGAATTAACACCAGATACCGCTATCCGTATTGTAGATGGAGAGCAGCAGACAGTGCCTGCAACAGAAGTTGCCGCAGGTGACATTCTGCTTATTCGCCCGGGTGAACGCATTCCGGTTGACGGTAGTATTGTAGAAGGTTCCTCGAGTGTGGACGAATCCATGCTGACGGGTGAATCTTTGCCTGTTTCAAAAACAGTTGGAGATTCTCTTGCGGGAGGTACTGTAAATACCCATAGCGTTCTGACTATGAAGGCAGAGCATGTGGGTGCAGATACTGTTCTTTCTCGAATTATTCGCGTCGTGCAGGATGCTCAAGGGTCTAAAGCGCCGATTGCATCCATGGCTGACACGGTCAGTTTGTATTTTGTACCGATTGTTATGGGCATTGCGCTACTTTCCGGTCTTGCATGGCTTATTGCCGGGGCATCGTTTCCGTTTGCGTTACGAATATTTGTAGCTGTAATGGTTATTGCTTGCCCGTGTGCTATGGGGCTTGCAACTCCGACATCAATTATGGTTGCTACAGGACGCGGCGCACAGCTCGGTGTGTTGTTTAAAAATGGTACAGCCTTGGAACAGACCGGGCGTGTTCAAACTGTTGTTTTCGATAAGACCGGCACAATTACACATGGTAAGCCTGAGCTTGTTCATGTTGAATCATTGAATGGAATCGATGAAAAGACTGCGCTGGCGTATGCTGCATCCCTTGAAAGTCTTTCAGAGCATCCATTGGCAACTGCCATCGTGAAAGGTGCAAAAGAGCGTGGAGTAGAGTTACTCGAAACGCAGGATGTAACCGCAGAATCCGGTAAAGGTATTTATGGTACCGTGGACGGTAAAACCATTCGTATTGGTAATGCCGCTTATGCTGGAGTAGATCAGAATACGGATGTTATGGAACGAATGAAGACTCAGGCATTGCAAGGCCGTACAGCTCTTGTCATGGCCGTTGATGACAAACCTGCGTTACTCGTTGCTGTGGCAGATACTATTAAGCCGGAGGCTGCTTCTGTCGTTTCTCGACTGAAGGCACGTGGTGTTTCTGTCGTTATGCTTACAGGCGATAACAGTATCACAGCTGCTGCAATGGCAAAGCAGGCAGGCATTGAAACTGTTATTTCTGAAGTTCATCCGGAAGATAAAAGCGATACGATTATCGATCTTCAGAAGGAAGGAAAGCTCGTTGCTATGGTTGGTGATGGCATCAACGATGCTCCCGCGTTAGCTACTGCTGATGTGGGCATTGCCATGGGAACGGGTATTGATGTGGCTGTTGAGGCCGGTGATGTGGTGCTTATGTCCGGTGAATTAACTGGCGTGATTACTGCGGTTGAACTGAGCCGCGTAGCCGTTAGGAATATTAAACAAAACCTCGTATGGGCATTCGGTTACAACACGCTGGGAATTCCCGTTGCAATGGGGCTTTTGTTCGCGTTGTTTAATGGTCCGACATTATCCCCAATGATTGCTGGCGGCGCGATGGCGTTAAGCTCAGTCTCGGTTGTTTCTAACGCACTCCGCTTGCGATGGTTTAACCCAAAAGAGTAG
- a CDS encoding heavy-metal-associated domain-containing protein, with translation MSAITVTGMSCQHCVSAVTKALEAIDGISDVTIDLLSGKVEWKESTPVPMETIEGAITGIGFEIKK, from the coding sequence ATGTCAGCAATTACTGTTACCGGAATGTCCTGCCAGCACTGCGTAAGCGCAGTTACCAAAGCTCTTGAAGCTATTGATGGAATTTCCGATGTTACTATTGATTTGCTTTCAGGAAAAGTAGAATGGAAAGAATCTACACCAGTTCCTATGGAAACCATTGAAGGTGCCATTACTGGAATCGGGTTTGAAATTAAAAAATAG
- a CDS encoding AMIN domain-containing protein: MNRNISMLILLALVVGTILIGYNKWIMKDLYTISNKASSQLAVNVGAQESKALQEVVIDKSTSDTLASAISDANSTTSSTAKVAPASASKATVVTSPKADTEKILTLVTKTVTIAEVRPVVEKKPSQQETVTSPESVVVKKKSDGLQPLVSVSYADKKLTVFAVNKFTYKIFGLKEPDRFVVDVVGRFSEELPAPKVVQDGLVKTVRLGRHDDRVRIVLDLKGTLPPNWSATQTNGTLSILMK, from the coding sequence ATGAACCGCAATATTTCGATGTTGATATTACTGGCACTTGTGGTCGGGACTATTCTTATTGGCTATAATAAATGGATAATGAAAGATTTGTACACCATTTCCAATAAGGCGTCTTCTCAGCTGGCAGTGAATGTTGGCGCACAGGAAAGTAAGGCTTTGCAAGAAGTTGTTATCGACAAGAGTACGTCGGACACATTAGCGTCAGCCATTTCTGATGCGAATAGCACAACATCATCCACTGCGAAAGTTGCCCCGGCTTCTGCATCGAAAGCAACAGTTGTTACGTCCCCGAAGGCAGATACAGAAAAAATTCTTACTCTTGTTACTAAAACAGTGACGATTGCAGAGGTTCGGCCAGTAGTTGAAAAAAAGCCTTCACAGCAAGAAACTGTAACTTCGCCTGAAAGTGTGGTTGTTAAGAAAAAAAGTGATGGGCTTCAGCCCCTCGTTTCTGTTTCTTATGCGGATAAAAAGCTTACTGTATTTGCTGTAAATAAATTTACATACAAAATTTTTGGTTTGAAAGAGCCAGACAGGTTCGTAGTAGATGTGGTTGGTCGGTTTAGTGAAGAGTTGCCTGCACCGAAGGTTGTACAGGATGGACTGGTTAAGACTGTTCGCTTGGGACGTCATGACGATCGAGTCCGTATTGTTCTTGATTTAAAAGGGACACTTCCACCTAACTGGTCTGCAACTCAGACCAACGGCACATTATCAATACTTATGAAATAG
- a CDS encoding hydrogenase maturation nickel metallochaperone HypA, protein MHEMAIAASLIDIVKEEMAKHNASKLLMVRVCYGKLTNLVPDALSFAFEVQTKQSPLEDAELELKEIPVTVTCGECSKEFTPEGTDLFYMPCPSCENLFGHAVLTGKELYVDHLEAE, encoded by the coding sequence ATGCATGAAATGGCAATAGCAGCAAGTCTAATTGATATCGTCAAGGAAGAGATGGCAAAGCATAATGCCTCTAAATTGCTTATGGTTCGAGTTTGTTACGGTAAGCTGACTAACCTTGTGCCCGACGCACTTTCGTTTGCCTTTGAAGTACAAACCAAGCAAAGCCCTTTAGAAGATGCTGAGCTGGAACTTAAAGAAATTCCTGTCACTGTTACTTGTGGTGAATGCTCGAAAGAGTTCACACCGGAGGGAACGGATCTATTTTATATGCCGTGTCCGTCGTGCGAAAATTTATTCGGCCACGCAGTGCTCACAGGAAAAGAACTTTACGTAGATCATCTTGAAGCGGAGTAA
- a CDS encoding lipopolysaccharide assembly protein LapB has product MLQLEYKGVYSTLESEQGTALTEQEKRYWLVWFTDNDTVMIQALSAKRTVAGKQYRLRVEDFIHRFIKEPDVLLQPQVLAHAHLVEHEARSLPDEPYMFVLKDKHGADVTPELVSSSKALDIAREEAEVFAREQKTPENVAKNLKVNFEKALDALESGDRRNALKLLTKLAESKEGVLPEHKHVFAGFGSDLRKQKLPAAALQHQLRVVELSPKDDHALFNVARVYYDMGDYGNTIRYLNRAIAVNENLKSAQRFLEYVRSEGRAAK; this is encoded by the coding sequence GTGTTGCAATTAGAATATAAAGGTGTGTACTCCACACTTGAATCTGAGCAGGGGACTGCGTTAACAGAACAGGAAAAACGCTACTGGCTTGTCTGGTTTACAGATAATGACACTGTAATGATTCAAGCATTATCTGCGAAGCGTACTGTTGCTGGAAAGCAGTATCGTCTTAGGGTTGAAGACTTTATTCACAGATTTATCAAAGAACCGGATGTTCTGTTGCAGCCGCAAGTGCTTGCCCATGCGCATCTGGTGGAGCATGAAGCACGCTCTTTGCCGGATGAGCCGTATATGTTTGTTCTTAAAGACAAGCATGGTGCGGATGTTACTCCGGAGCTTGTTTCTTCTTCAAAAGCTCTTGATATTGCCCGTGAAGAGGCTGAAGTTTTTGCCCGTGAACAAAAAACTCCGGAAAATGTAGCAAAAAATTTGAAGGTTAACTTTGAAAAAGCGCTTGATGCTCTTGAGAGCGGAGACAGGCGTAACGCATTAAAGTTGCTTACCAAGTTAGCAGAATCCAAAGAAGGTGTTTTGCCTGAACACAAGCACGTATTTGCTGGATTTGGTTCAGACTTGCGCAAACAGAAGTTACCTGCCGCAGCATTGCAGCACCAGCTTCGTGTTGTTGAACTTAGTCCAAAAGATGACCATGCATTATTTAACGTCGCCCGAGTGTATTATGATATGGGTGATTATGGTAATACCATTCGATACTTGAACCGTGCGATTGCAGTTAATGAAAATTTGAAATCGGCACAGCGCTTTCTTGAGTATGTACGCAGTGAGGGACGAGCAGCAAAATAG